A genome region from Chengkuizengella sp. SCS-71B includes the following:
- a CDS encoding DUF1146 family protein has protein sequence MLMEAIVNNITNIVIVLLSILLCWKVLQSFRFDIFMKNPNSFEAKLLKVIITIVIGNQLGNFIIQYYNWSLAIKYLFQ, from the coding sequence ATGTTGATGGAGGCAATTGTAAACAACATTACGAATATAGTTATTGTATTGTTAAGTATTTTATTGTGCTGGAAAGTGCTTCAATCTTTTCGATTTGATATTTTCATGAAAAACCCGAATAGTTTTGAAGCCAAATTATTAAAAGTTATCATTACAATTGTGATTGGTAATCAGCTGGGAAATTTTATCATTCAATATTATAACTGGTCTCTAGCAATAAAATATTTATTTCAATGA
- a CDS encoding S8 family peptidase, with translation MKKYITNAFVIVSFLFATLVIQTIHTQNHIYAQSSEYHIDQSWIIKWIDEKDEQLLSISEVVGQYTDFNISVLRPNQGENIHLWLSSLNNSPHVEYFQLNHTVEVFSAPNDEFISQQSYLSNIGAVEAWDIANENTAIKIAVVDTGVDLHHPDLVDNLVEGVNILDRSLPPQDDNGHGTNVAGIVAATGNNVIGVSGILWDTQIMPIKALDEQGLGNESDIGEGIRYAVENGAKIVIMSLGLHSASPYLQEIVQYAEDNGVLIVAASGNDGQRSIRYPAAYPSVLAVGGLKNDNSIVEYSNFGQEIDVVAPVNVYTTGLDGSYTSNNGTSMAAPQVAAAAALIWSQYPELEPSQIRNLIRQTAEDVHDIGWDEYTGYGLLRIDSALIDPAIEDIYEDNNSKDKSKPLQMDAMMTGVLTGENDEDWFYLESLYDGSLKFEFESTLTDDVDVTDVELLYHFNGEIIIYDLSQSVKLPVKKDQKSYIQLRYRDQTDHELLSYEFTSQFVIAADLYEDNDTQDKAFVLPETGEYILGTFHQVNDKDWYVLEVVQEGNLKIELSTDTNRMDLQLILQKPDGTSFSIDRGNAGEDEFYSSDSVLPGKYYFQVQNYEEEGMNSLPIIGNYYLQINYLPTFVDVNEPNDKAYQTTKLNLNTELNGVFEHGTDEDWFSFRIEETSDISIDLDHLPKDRNVTLSVLNSTQSLVFLTTNEGKTNINKHLNGLSAGTYYVKLVSDQAFDYQMYTLKVTERNIDTVFTDVETHWAKEEIKELWERGIVNGVDGRFLPNENITRAEAITMVVRAMELNGEEPASSPFIDISSENWAYKPIFLASQAGLINGYTDGTFAPNDNLSRVEAAKIIANALGKEGVEGENPFKDIPQGYWASGVLTQLKLDGIISGYSDGTFRPQNETSRAEFATLIYNLLLE, from the coding sequence ATGAAAAAATATATAACAAATGCATTTGTAATAGTCTCTTTTCTATTTGCAACATTAGTCATACAAACTATACATACCCAGAACCACATTTATGCGCAATCATCTGAATATCACATTGATCAAAGTTGGATTATTAAATGGATTGATGAAAAGGATGAGCAGCTTTTATCAATAAGTGAAGTGGTAGGACAATATACTGACTTTAACATTAGTGTATTAAGACCGAATCAAGGTGAAAACATACATTTATGGTTGTCTAGTTTAAATAACTCTCCACATGTTGAGTATTTTCAGTTAAACCATACAGTTGAAGTATTCTCTGCGCCAAATGATGAGTTTATATCTCAACAATCTTATTTGAGCAATATTGGTGCTGTTGAAGCATGGGATATTGCAAATGAAAATACTGCGATAAAAATAGCAGTTGTTGATACAGGAGTTGATTTGCATCATCCCGATTTAGTAGACAATTTAGTAGAAGGTGTAAATATACTAGATAGAAGTCTTCCTCCGCAAGATGATAATGGACACGGAACAAATGTGGCTGGTATTGTAGCTGCTACAGGGAATAATGTAATTGGTGTTTCAGGTATACTATGGGATACCCAAATTATGCCTATTAAAGCATTAGATGAACAAGGGTTAGGCAATGAATCCGATATTGGAGAAGGTATTCGATATGCGGTGGAGAATGGGGCGAAAATAGTAATAATGTCGTTGGGCTTACATAGTGCTTCACCATATTTACAGGAAATTGTTCAATATGCAGAGGATAATGGAGTATTAATTGTAGCAGCATCTGGTAATGATGGTCAGCGGTCGATTCGATATCCAGCAGCGTATCCTTCTGTTCTAGCTGTTGGTGGATTGAAAAACGATAACAGCATTGTTGAATACTCAAATTTTGGGCAAGAGATTGATGTGGTAGCACCTGTAAATGTATATACGACAGGTCTTGATGGAAGTTATACATCTAATAATGGGACTTCTATGGCCGCGCCTCAAGTTGCAGCAGCAGCAGCACTAATCTGGTCACAATATCCTGAATTAGAACCTTCTCAAATTAGGAACTTAATTCGACAAACTGCAGAAGATGTTCATGACATCGGTTGGGATGAGTACACTGGTTATGGGTTGTTAAGAATTGATTCTGCTTTGATTGATCCAGCTATTGAAGATATTTATGAAGATAATAATAGTAAAGATAAGTCTAAACCTCTTCAAATGGACGCTATGATGACAGGTGTACTAACAGGTGAAAACGATGAGGATTGGTTTTATTTAGAAAGTTTATATGATGGAAGTTTAAAATTTGAATTTGAATCAACTTTAACTGACGATGTTGATGTAACGGATGTTGAATTGCTTTATCATTTTAATGGAGAAATTATAATATATGATTTATCACAGTCTGTAAAATTACCAGTAAAAAAAGATCAAAAAAGTTATATTCAATTAAGGTATAGAGACCAGACTGATCATGAATTATTGTCATATGAATTTACTTCTCAATTTGTAATCGCGGCTGATTTATATGAAGATAATGATACTCAAGATAAAGCGTTTGTTTTACCGGAAACGGGAGAATACATTTTGGGTACATTCCATCAAGTTAACGATAAAGATTGGTATGTTCTAGAAGTCGTCCAAGAAGGTAATTTAAAAATTGAACTCTCTACTGATACGAATCGAATGGATTTACAATTAATACTACAAAAACCAGATGGCACTTCTTTTTCCATAGATAGAGGTAATGCTGGAGAAGATGAATTTTATTCTTCTGATTCTGTATTACCTGGGAAATATTATTTTCAAGTACAGAACTATGAGGAAGAGGGTATGAACTCTTTACCTATTATAGGGAATTATTATTTGCAAATAAATTATCTTCCTACATTTGTTGATGTAAATGAACCTAATGATAAAGCATATCAAACTACAAAACTAAATTTGAATACTGAATTAAATGGAGTTTTTGAACATGGTACAGACGAAGACTGGTTTTCATTTAGAATTGAGGAAACAAGCGACATTAGTATTGATTTAGATCATTTGCCAAAAGATAGAAACGTAACATTAAGTGTGTTAAATTCGACACAGAGCTTAGTGTTTCTAACTACAAACGAAGGAAAAACGAACATCAATAAACATTTAAACGGATTGTCTGCCGGAACTTATTATGTCAAACTTGTATCTGATCAGGCTTTTGATTATCAAATGTATACATTAAAAGTTACAGAGCGAAATATTGATACAGTCTTTACAGATGTTGAAACACATTGGGCAAAAGAGGAAATTAAAGAACTTTGGGAGCGAGGAATAGTTAACGGGGTTGATGGACGTTTTCTTCCAAATGAGAATATTACACGAGCCGAAGCAATCACTATGGTAGTTAGGGCAATGGAGCTGAATGGTGAAGAACCTGCATCATCACCATTTATAGATATATCTAGTGAAAATTGGGCATATAAACCAATTTTCTTAGCTAGTCAAGCTGGTTTAATTAATGGTTATACAGATGGAACGTTTGCTCCGAACGACAATTTAAGCAGAGTTGAAGCAGCAAAAATAATAGCAAACGCTCTTGGTAAAGAAGGTGTGGAAGGTGAAAATCCTTTTAAGGATATACCTCAAGGGTATTGGGCATCTGGTGTATTAACTCAATTAAAATTGGATGGAATTATTAGTGGTTATAGTGATGGCACATTTAGGCCTCAAAATGAGACAAGCCGTGCTGAATTTGCTACATTAATATATAACTTATTATTAGAGTGA
- a CDS encoding NADH-quinone oxidoreductase subunit N, producing the protein MEERLHLSDLVYLSPELTLVIAAVIISVLDLILPNKVNRTILGWLSIISLMISTAFVIHYMRLLNLSEDPLVPVQLLNLSYRVDDFANLFKLIFLVGTIFILFMSIGSIKKEDIHHRGEYYYLFLPATLGAMIMASSGDLITLYVGLELLSITSYIMVGIRKGNTKTNEASFKYIVVGGIASAFILYGMSFLYGLSGSTNLNEINQALQFSDSSFELMIFVSFMLIIAGLGTKIAAAPFHTWAADVYQGAATPVTAYLATVSKAAGFAMLFRLVYLVYYGVGGQEQSPIFLDLFMIILIIAATAMILGNALALKQRNVKRLLAYSGVANAGYLLVPIGIGLHSQVPHSSNFSELYFYLIAYLFMNLGAFAVLMAIERTTGNDELKGFAGLYYRAPYTAFAVVILLLSLAGLPVTGGFIGKVFILLAALQVKAYWLAIVMILTSVISFYYYFSIIRQMFMRTNFEAGSNKLKLTAPICITIWISTVVTIILGFFPQYVLSYINNIFTIGTDFFIR; encoded by the coding sequence ATGGAGGAACGTCTTCATTTATCTGATTTAGTATATTTATCACCAGAGCTCACTTTAGTCATCGCTGCAGTTATCATATCGGTCTTAGATTTGATATTACCTAACAAGGTAAATCGTACGATATTAGGATGGTTATCGATTATTTCTCTAATGATTTCAACCGCATTTGTCATTCATTATATGCGATTGTTAAATCTTTCAGAGGACCCACTAGTTCCTGTACAATTATTAAATTTAAGTTATCGAGTAGACGATTTTGCAAATTTATTTAAACTGATATTCCTTGTCGGAACAATCTTCATTCTCTTCATGAGTATTGGCTCCATTAAAAAGGAAGACATTCATCACAGAGGAGAATATTATTATTTATTTTTACCTGCGACATTAGGCGCTATGATTATGGCATCCTCAGGAGACTTAATTACTTTGTATGTAGGTCTTGAGTTGCTCAGTATCACTTCTTATATTATGGTAGGAATAAGGAAAGGGAATACGAAAACAAATGAAGCCTCGTTTAAATATATCGTCGTTGGAGGTATAGCTTCAGCATTTATACTATACGGTATGTCATTTTTATATGGTCTGTCCGGTAGTACAAATTTAAATGAAATCAATCAAGCATTGCAATTCAGTGATAGTTCCTTTGAGTTGATGATCTTTGTTAGTTTCATGTTAATCATTGCAGGATTAGGGACTAAAATTGCTGCAGCGCCTTTTCATACGTGGGCAGCAGATGTATATCAAGGAGCAGCAACACCTGTAACCGCATATTTAGCTACAGTTTCCAAAGCGGCTGGTTTTGCGATGTTATTTAGATTGGTATATTTAGTTTATTACGGAGTTGGGGGACAAGAGCAGAGCCCAATCTTTTTGGACCTGTTTATGATCATTTTAATCATTGCTGCTACTGCAATGATTTTAGGGAATGCACTAGCTTTAAAACAACGAAATGTGAAACGTCTTTTAGCTTATTCAGGTGTAGCGAATGCAGGATACTTATTAGTTCCTATTGGAATTGGTTTACATAGTCAAGTTCCGCATTCATCTAATTTTTCTGAACTGTATTTTTATTTAATAGCCTATTTGTTTATGAATCTTGGCGCATTTGCAGTGTTGATGGCAATTGAGAGGACTACAGGTAATGATGAGCTAAAAGGGTTTGCAGGTCTATATTATAGGGCACCATATACAGCATTTGCAGTTGTGATCCTTCTTCTATCCCTAGCTGGGCTACCTGTTACAGGAGGGTTTATCGGTAAAGTATTTATTTTACTAGCTGCACTGCAAGTTAAAGCCTATTGGTTAGCAATCGTTATGATTCTTACCAGTGTTATATCCTTTTATTATTATTTTTCTATTATTCGTCAAATGTTTATGCGAACAAATTTTGAAGCAGGTTCGAACAAGTTGAAACTAACAGCTCCTATATGTATTACAATATGGATCAGCACTGTGGTTACCATTATTCTTGGATTCTTTCCTCAATATGTTTTAAGCTACATTAACAACATCTTTACAATAGGGACAGATTTTTTTATCAGATAG
- a CDS encoding NADH-quinone oxidoreductase subunit M, producing the protein MLEHLPLLSLITFSPLIGILIILFIPSKKGKAIRWIAIATTIFTLILSALLYIEFDNTSSGMQFTEEKKFLEIPLNSELISPSGAPEVDYAYEFKYLMGVDGLSLSLAFLTALVCAMAALASVYIKKRWKTFYILFLILELGILGVFFAKDLMLFFIFFEITLIPMFFLIGIWGYKDRERAANKFLIYNGVGSAIMLIAILILINSAGFYFDEAANLLRYTSDVGVIFDQLNNPQAFVNIEGAIFYLSENMRWFIFIMLLVAFGIKLPIFPFHTWMLRVHTEAPPSIVMIHSGLLLKMGAYGLIRFGVVLFPEQAKEWAYVLAVLGIINILYGAILAFVQNEFRLILAYSSISHMGIVLLGIAAFNVVGMQGAIYQLVSHGLISALMFLIVGSIYERTQTTKLDELGGLAKSIPFISGILLIAGMASLGLPGLSGFISEFLAFVGLFDTMPIVTVIGTLGIVLTAVYVLRGVLKMTFGSLPAQYTKMNEARLIEAVPMIALVAFILLLGIYPAVLIEPMQETILSIISKMGG; encoded by the coding sequence ATGTTAGAACATCTGCCTTTACTCTCCTTAATTACATTTTCTCCTTTGATAGGAATATTGATTATTTTGTTTATTCCAAGCAAAAAAGGGAAAGCGATTAGATGGATTGCTATAGCTACAACGATATTCACATTAATTTTGTCAGCCTTATTATATATTGAGTTTGATAATACCTCTTCTGGCATGCAATTTACAGAAGAGAAGAAATTTTTAGAAATTCCATTAAATAGTGAATTGATATCACCATCTGGTGCTCCAGAAGTAGATTATGCTTACGAATTTAAGTATTTAATGGGTGTGGATGGATTATCATTATCATTAGCATTTTTAACTGCTTTGGTCTGTGCAATGGCTGCACTTGCTTCTGTATACATCAAAAAAAGATGGAAGACTTTTTATATACTGTTCTTAATTCTTGAATTAGGTATATTGGGTGTTTTCTTCGCAAAAGATTTAATGTTGTTTTTTATCTTCTTTGAAATCACTTTAATTCCTATGTTTTTCTTAATTGGAATATGGGGTTACAAAGATCGAGAGCGAGCTGCAAATAAGTTTTTAATTTACAATGGTGTTGGTTCTGCTATCATGTTGATAGCCATATTGATACTAATTAATTCTGCAGGTTTTTATTTTGACGAAGCTGCTAATTTATTGAGATATACATCTGATGTAGGTGTCATATTTGATCAGTTAAATAATCCACAAGCCTTTGTGAATATTGAAGGGGCTATATTTTATTTGAGCGAGAATATGAGGTGGTTTATTTTCATTATGCTGCTTGTGGCATTTGGAATTAAATTACCGATTTTCCCGTTCCATACTTGGATGTTAAGGGTACATACAGAAGCACCTCCATCCATTGTTATGATTCACTCTGGTTTACTGTTAAAAATGGGTGCATATGGACTTATTCGTTTTGGGGTTGTATTATTTCCAGAACAAGCAAAAGAATGGGCTTATGTTTTAGCTGTTTTAGGAATAATTAATATTTTGTATGGTGCCATATTAGCATTTGTACAAAATGAATTTAGATTAATTTTAGCTTATTCAAGTATAAGTCATATGGGTATTGTACTTCTTGGTATTGCAGCCTTTAATGTGGTTGGTATGCAAGGAGCAATATATCAATTAGTTTCACATGGTTTGATATCCGCTTTAATGTTCTTAATTGTCGGTAGTATTTACGAACGAACCCAAACTACAAAACTTGATGAATTGGGTGGTTTAGCTAAGTCTATTCCATTTATAAGTGGTATTTTGTTAATTGCAGGTATGGCTTCATTGGGATTACCAGGTTTATCAGGTTTCATTAGTGAGTTTTTAGCCTTTGTAGGATTGTTTGATACGATGCCTATCGTTACTGTAATAGGTACACTTGGAATTGTATTAACTGCTGTTTATGTGTTGCGAGGGGTATTGAAAATGACATTTGGATCATTGCCAGCACAATATACCAAGATGAATGAGGCAAGATTAATTGAAGCCGTTCCAATGATTGCTTTGGTTGCTTTTATTCTTCTTCTAGGGATATATCCAGCTGTTTTAATTGAACCAATGCAAGAAACGATTCTAAGCATAATCTCGAAGATGGGGGGTTAA
- the nuoL gene encoding NADH-quinone oxidoreductase subunit L → MESVFSQLAWLIPLFPLIAFVILVAIGKQGNKWSAYISTGAALLSFIFAFLVLLERLNGTMDAYTWKEFDWLSFGDISIRLGFEINNLNAMMLIVVTLVSLLVNLYSKAYMKDDHRISVFYSYISLFTFSMLGLVISVNLLELYIFWELVGVCSFLLIGFWYEKESAKAAAKKAFIVTRIGDVGLFIAILMLFWYMPNHSLDFTDIHNAFSTNSIPIEAWVITTIAILIFVGAMGKSGQFPLHTWLPDAMEGPTPISALIHAATMVAAGVYLIARTYDIFLASPIAMEVVAYVGGFTAIFAATIAIAQNDFKRILAYSTVSQLGYMIMALGIGAYTAGVFHLMTHAFFKALLFLGAGSVLHALHKQDIREMGGIWKSMKVTTVTFAIGALALSGIFPLSGFWSKDAILTEAYHDNMILFIIGITAAFFTAFYMTRLFKVAFLGSNRSSVTPKESPIVMTLPLIVLCVLAVISGFLFTPFNSWLGEWLTGDVVEEHTNWIVMILSTLVAVAGIVIGWIVFSEKSVSQNENSRNWAYHLLANRYYIDEIYEWTIVKPLRVLGLILNTIDRFIVDGLVKLTANIVLATGRASTRVQNGQIQTYGLVTLLGFIIIIAAMLGRRYF, encoded by the coding sequence ATGGAATCGGTATTCTCTCAATTAGCTTGGCTTATACCACTCTTTCCATTGATTGCTTTTGTTATACTGGTTGCAATCGGTAAGCAAGGAAACAAATGGAGTGCCTATATCAGCACTGGAGCTGCGCTACTCTCATTTATATTCGCCTTTTTAGTTTTACTTGAACGTCTGAATGGTACGATGGATGCTTACACTTGGAAAGAGTTTGATTGGCTGTCATTTGGTGATATCTCTATTCGATTAGGATTTGAAATTAACAATTTAAATGCGATGATGTTAATCGTTGTCACCCTAGTCAGTTTATTAGTCAATTTATATTCAAAAGCATATATGAAGGATGATCATAGAATTTCGGTTTTTTATAGTTATATTTCATTATTTACATTTTCAATGTTAGGACTTGTAATATCGGTAAACTTACTTGAATTATATATTTTCTGGGAACTTGTAGGTGTTTGTTCTTTTTTACTTATTGGATTTTGGTATGAAAAAGAGTCAGCTAAAGCTGCGGCGAAAAAAGCCTTTATTGTTACCAGAATTGGAGATGTTGGATTATTTATTGCCATCTTAATGTTGTTCTGGTATATGCCAAATCATTCTTTAGATTTTACAGATATACATAATGCGTTTAGTACAAATAGCATTCCAATTGAAGCTTGGGTTATTACTACAATCGCAATTTTAATATTTGTAGGGGCAATGGGAAAATCAGGTCAATTTCCGTTACATACTTGGTTACCGGATGCGATGGAAGGCCCTACACCTATTAGTGCTTTAATTCATGCGGCTACAATGGTTGCTGCAGGTGTGTATTTAATTGCACGTACTTATGATATTTTCCTAGCATCACCTATTGCAATGGAGGTTGTAGCTTATGTAGGTGGTTTTACTGCGATATTTGCAGCAACGATTGCAATCGCTCAAAATGATTTTAAACGTATTCTGGCTTATTCTACTGTCAGTCAACTAGGGTATATGATCATGGCTCTTGGAATAGGAGCTTATACAGCCGGAGTATTCCATTTAATGACACATGCATTTTTTAAAGCACTTCTATTCCTCGGTGCAGGTAGTGTATTACATGCTTTGCATAAACAAGATATAAGAGAAATGGGCGGTATTTGGAAATCGATGAAAGTAACCACGGTCACTTTTGCTATCGGGGCATTAGCTTTATCAGGAATTTTCCCGTTATCAGGTTTTTGGTCCAAAGATGCAATTTTAACAGAAGCGTATCATGACAACATGATTTTGTTTATTATTGGAATCACTGCAGCATTTTTCACTGCATTTTATATGACTAGATTGTTTAAGGTTGCTTTTCTGGGAAGTAATCGTTCTTCTGTTACCCCCAAAGAGTCACCTATTGTGATGACGTTACCACTAATTGTTTTATGCGTTTTAGCTGTTATTTCAGGTTTTCTATTTACACCGTTTAATTCTTGGTTAGGTGAATGGTTAACGGGTGATGTAGTCGAAGAACATACGAATTGGATTGTCATGATTTTATCTACCTTAGTAGCTGTTGCAGGTATTGTAATAGGTTGGATCGTGTTTAGTGAAAAATCAGTTTCTCAAAATGAAAATTCAAGAAACTGGGCTTATCATTTACTAGCCAATCGATATTATATAGACGAGATATATGAATGGACCATTGTGAAACCATTACGTGTATTGGGTCTTATCCTAAACACAATTGATCGATTTATAGTGGATGGATTAGTTAAATTAACAGCCAATATTGTTTTGGCAACTGGTAGAGCGAGTACTAGGGTCCAGAATGGACAAATACAAACTTATGGTTTAGTGACATTGCTTGGATTTATTATTATTATCGCAGCTATGCTTGGAAGGAGGTATTTTTAA
- the nuoK gene encoding NADH-quinone oxidoreductase subunit NuoK has protein sequence MISSYLTLAAVLFVIGLYGALSKKNAVIVLLCIELMLNAVNLNLIAFAKFGINPSLKGQIFSLFNITIAAAEAAVGIAILIALYRNKATANVTEMNSLKK, from the coding sequence ATGATTTCTTCTTATCTTACATTAGCTGCTGTGTTGTTTGTGATCGGTCTCTATGGTGCACTGTCAAAAAAGAATGCGGTTATCGTATTATTATGTATTGAATTGATGTTAAACGCAGTAAATCTTAATTTGATTGCTTTTGCGAAATTTGGAATCAATCCTTCCTTAAAAGGGCAAATTTTTTCTTTGTTTAATATCACGATTGCTGCAGCTGAAGCCGCAGTAGGTATAGCCATTTTAATTGCATTGTATCGAAATAAAGCAACAGCAAATGTTACTGAAATGAATTCATTGAAAAAATAA
- a CDS encoding NADH-quinone oxidoreductase subunit J produces the protein MLENFIDFILNGKNVLFIIFSMLIIIGAVFLINLQRVVHMVIALATTFISLAGLYVMLDAEFLAFVQVLIYAGAMTILMIFGIMMTKHEKQNEEPKRVLHNVLLLVGSIGFFVILYLAIQDAAFPIQEFTSTEDNTKMIGIELFTWHVIPFELVSVLLTVAFIGAIVVAKREED, from the coding sequence ATGCTGGAGAATTTTATAGATTTCATATTGAATGGAAAAAATGTATTATTTATTATTTTTTCCATGCTCATTATTATAGGTGCAGTTTTTTTAATTAATCTCCAAAGAGTTGTCCACATGGTTATAGCTCTTGCTACTACTTTTATTAGTCTTGCAGGTTTATACGTTATGCTTGATGCCGAGTTTCTAGCCTTTGTACAAGTTTTAATTTATGCAGGTGCAATGACGATTTTAATGATTTTTGGAATTATGATGACGAAACATGAAAAGCAAAATGAAGAGCCGAAGAGAGTATTACATAACGTACTCTTGTTAGTTGGGAGCATCGGTTTTTTTGTTATTTTATATTTAGCGATTCAGGATGCAGCTTTTCCAATTCAAGAATTTACTTCTACTGAAGACAATACAAAAATGATAGGAATTGAGCTTTTTACTTGGCATGTGATTCCTTTTGAATTGGTATCTGTGTTATTGACGGTCGCTTTCATCGGAGCCATCGTTGTGGCTAAAAGGGAGGAGGATTAA